From one Humulus lupulus chromosome 8, drHumLupu1.1, whole genome shotgun sequence genomic stretch:
- the LOC133796344 gene encoding uncharacterized protein LOC133796344 — protein MSYAHSNMSSGSRTARRTLEFGRTHVVKPKGKHQATIIWLHGLSDNGLSSSQLMESLPLPNIKWICPTAPTRPVAVLGGFPCTAWFDVGELSEDGPDDWEGLDASAAHIANLLSTEPQDVKVGIGGFSMGAAMALYSATCFATGRYGNGNLYNVNLRAVIGLSGWLPGSRNLRSKIEGFHEAARRAASLPVFLCHGNCDDVVPYKYGEKSAQSLSSAGFRHLTLKPFEGLGHYTIPREMDEVCNWLIARLGLEGCR, from the exons ATGAGCTATGCACATTCTAACATGAGCTCTG GTAGTAGAACTGCTAGAAGGACATTGGAGTTTGGAAGGACCCATGTGGTGAAGCCCAAAGGAAAGCACCAGGCAACAATAATCTGGCTACACGGCCTCAGTGATAACGGCTTAAG CTCATCTCAGCTTATGGAATCACTTCCCCTCCCAAAT ATCAAATGGATATGCCCAACAGCTCCTACACGTCCTGTTGCAGTCCTTGGTGGTTTTCCATGCACTGCTT GGTTTGATGTTGGTGAGCTTTCAGAAGATGGTCCTGATGATTGGGAGGGCTTAGATGCTTCAGCAGCACACATTGCAAACTTGCTGTCAACTGAACCCCAAGATG TTAAAGTTGGCATTGGAGGCTTTAGTATGGGAGCTGCTATGGCCCTATATTCTGCAACTTGTTTTGCTACGGGAAGATATGGAAATGGCAACCTATACAATGTAAACCTAAGGGCTGTCATCGGTCTAAGTGGCTGGCTTCCAGGATCAAG GAACTTGAGGAGCAAAATAGAAGGGTTTCATGAGGCTGCAAGACGTGCTGCATCATTACCTGTTTTTCTTTGTCATGGAAATT GTGATGATGTAGTTCCCTACAAGTACGGAGAAAAGTCAGCACAATCTTTAAGTTCAGCAGGATTTCGACACCTTACACTAAAACCATTTGAGGG GCTTGGTCATTATACAATTCCTAGAGAAATGGATGAAGTCTGCAATTGGCTTATTGCAAGGCTTGGTCTGGAAGGTTGCCGCTga